The Thermovirga sp. genomic interval CATGCCGGCCGGGAGATCCACCTGCTCTCTCACCTTGCCGTTGACCTGGAATACCACGGTGACCCTGTCGGGCGCCAGGGCCGACTCGTCCAGGCAGGGCCAACGGCGTTCCGACACGAGACCTTCCTTTCCCGTCATCTCCCACAGTTCCTCGCAGATGTGAGGGGCGATGGGCGTGAGCAGCGTCAGCAGGACCTCCACACCTTCCCTGAAGAGGCGCCACTCCCGTTCCGAGGAGGGCGAGTAGGCACCCAGGTCGTTGGACAGTTCCATTAGCCTGGCCACGGCCGTATTGAACTGCTTTTCCTCCTCGATGTCCCTGGTGACGCGGTCTATGGTGTAGTGGATCCTCCGCTTGAGGTCCCTGTCCTTTTTCTCTCTGAGGACATCCATGGGGAGCGTCTCCGTCGACGCTTCGCGGAGGCCGTCCAGGTGGCTCTCTACGAGCCTGTTGACCCTCTGGAGGAACCGGTGGGCACCCTCGACCCCCTGGTCGGACCAGTCAAGGTCCTTGTCCGGTGGCGACGCGAAGAGGATGAAAAGCCTGGCCGTGTCGGCCCCCCACCGGGTGATGATCTCGTCGGGGTCGACCACGTTGCCCCTGGATTTGGACATCTTGGCGCCGTCCTTGATGACCATGCCCTGGGTCAACAGGTTCGTGAAGGGCTCCCTCACCTTCAGCAGGTCTATGTCGGCCAGGAATTTCGTGAAGAACCGGGCGTAGATCAGGTGCAGGCAGGCATGCTCAATGCCGCCGATGTACTGGTCGCCGGCCATCCAGTAATCGGTGTCGGCCTTTTCAAAGGGTGCCCTGTCCGTCCAGGGCGAGGCGAACCTCAGGAAGTACCAGGAGGAGCAGATGAAGGTGTCCATGGTGTCCGTCTCCCTCACGCCCGGCCCTCCGCACCGGGGGCAACGGACGTTCTTCCACTCCTCGGCATCCTCGAGGGGGTTGGAGCCCGGTTTCATCTCGATATCCAGCGGCAGTTCCACCGGGAGGTCGCTCTCTGGGACAGGCACCGCCCCGCAGCGGTCGCAATAGATGATGGGGATGGGCGCGCCCCAGTAGCGCTGCCTGGATATCAGCCAGTCCCTGAGGCGGAAGTTGATCTCCCTTTTCCCCCAGTCGTGAGAGACGAACCATTCCATCATGGCAGGGAGCGCCTCCGACGAGGGCAACCTGTCGAAGATCCCGGAGTTGCACTGGATACCGTCGCCCTCGAAGGCCTCATCCATGGTCCGGCCATCCAGGGGCTCTTCCCCGGGGGGATTTATGACGGGGATGACATCGATGGAGTACTTCCTGGCGAAATCGAAGTCCCGCTGGTCGTGGGCGGGAACACCCATAATCGCCCCGGTGCCGTACTCCATGAGTACGTAGTTGGCTATCCAGATGGGGACCCTTTCGCCGTTCACGGGGTTCACGGCAAGGAGCCCCGTGTCGATGCCTTCCTTCTCGGCTCCCGATGCCGCCTGCTCCCGTTCCGGGTGGGCCATGCAGGCGGCGACGAAGTCCTTTATCTCCGCCTTGGCGGGGGACCTTTCGGCGATGAGTTCCACCGCTGGATGCTCCGGCGACAGGGCCAGGAAGGTGACGCCGAAGATGGTGTCGATGCGGGTGGTGAAGGTCTCGATGCGGGTGTCAGTCCCGTAAAGGGCGAAGCTCAGCCTGACTCCCTCGGAGCGGCCTATCCAGTTGCGCTGCATCACCTTGACCTTTTCGGGCCAGCCTGGAAGTTCATCGAGGGAGTCGAGCAGTTCCTGGGCGTAGTCGGTGATGTGGAGGAACCACTGCTCCAGGTTCTTCTTCACCACCGGCGTGGCGCACCGCCAGCAGCGTCCGTCGTTTATGACCTGTTCGTTGGCCAGGACGGTCCCGCAGCTTTCGCACCAGTTGACGGGGGCCTTCTTCCTGCTGGCCAGGCCCCTGTGATGAAACTGGAGGAAAAGCCACTGGGTCCACTTGTAATAATCGGGGTTGCAGGTCTCGACCCTCCTTCGCCAGTCGTAACTGCACCCCATCCTCTTCAGTTGTTCCGTCATGTGCTCGATGTTATCCCAGGTCCACTTGTTGGGGTGCGTACCGTACTTGATGGCGGCATTCTCGGCCGGGAGCCCGAAGGCGTCGTACCCCATGGGGTGGAGGACCTTCATCCCTCTCATTATGAGGAACCTGGCCAGCATGTCCCCAATGGAATAATTCCGCAGGTGCCCCATGTGGAGGGCCCCGCTGGGATAGGGGAACATCTCCAGGCAGTAGAACTTATCCCTGCCCGGGTCCTTTTCAACGTTGAAGGTGCCCTCCTTTTCCCAACGTTCCTGCCACTTCTTCTCGATCGAAGAAAAATCGTAACCCATGTCTCGTCCCCCTCGATGCGGCGCTCTTGAATGCTGTTGTTTTCGCGATTGGCACATATTATATCCGTCCCGGCCCAATGCCGGGAAAGGCGCGGGGGTTGCCCCCCGCGCCTTTCCCGGGCCGCAACGTCAAAGAAGGTTACTCGCTCCGGCCGCCCTTCCTCGTTTCCATGAAAGCCCTCATCATGTCGATGGGGATTGGGAACAGGGTGGTGGAGTTGTTCTCCGCGGCGACCTCCCTGAGGGTCTGGAGGTACCTGAGTTGGATCGTCACGGGTGAATCCTCCATCTTCAACGCCGCCTGGGTGAGTTTTTCCGCGGCCTGGAGTTCGCCTTCGGCCGCTATGATCTTCGCCCGGCGCTCCCTCTCGGCCTCGGCCTGTCGGGCCATGGCCCTCTTCATCCCTTCCGGCAGTTCCAGTTCCTTGACCTCGACGGCGCTGACCTTGATACCCCAGGGGTCGGTCCTCTCGTCGATGATATGCTGCAGTTCAATATTTATCTTGTCCCTGGCCGACAGCACTTCGTCGAGTTCCGCCCTGCCCACGACCGACCTAAGGGTAGTCTGGGAGAGCTGGCTCGTGGCCATGATGTAGTTTTCCACCTCGATGACCGATTTGGCCGGGTCTATGACCCGGAAGTAGACCACGGCGTTTACCTTCACGGGGACGTTATCCCTGGTTATGACCTCCTGGTAGGGCACGTCCAGGGTGACCACCCTGAGGTCCACCTTGTATATGCGGTCGATGACGGGAATGACCACCACGAGCCCGGGCCCCTTGGTCCCCACGTACCGCCCGAGCCGGAAAACCACCGCCCGCTGGTACTCCGGGATGATCCTGAGCGCCGAGGGCAACAGTACCAGGATGATGATCAGCGCCCCGACGTAACTTCCCATGCTCATGATCAGTTCTAGCAAGCCTCTAGCCA includes:
- a CDS encoding leucine--tRNA ligase is translated as MGYDFSSIEKKWQERWEKEGTFNVEKDPGRDKFYCLEMFPYPSGALHMGHLRNYSIGDMLARFLIMRGMKVLHPMGYDAFGLPAENAAIKYGTHPNKWTWDNIEHMTEQLKRMGCSYDWRRRVETCNPDYYKWTQWLFLQFHHRGLASRKKAPVNWCESCGTVLANEQVINDGRCWRCATPVVKKNLEQWFLHITDYAQELLDSLDELPGWPEKVKVMQRNWIGRSEGVRLSFALYGTDTRIETFTTRIDTIFGVTFLALSPEHPAVELIAERSPAKAEIKDFVAACMAHPEREQAASGAEKEGIDTGLLAVNPVNGERVPIWIANYVLMEYGTGAIMGVPAHDQRDFDFARKYSIDVIPVINPPGEEPLDGRTMDEAFEGDGIQCNSGIFDRLPSSEALPAMMEWFVSHDWGKREINFRLRDWLISRQRYWGAPIPIIYCDRCGAVPVPESDLPVELPLDIEMKPGSNPLEDAEEWKNVRCPRCGGPGVRETDTMDTFICSSWYFLRFASPWTDRAPFEKADTDYWMAGDQYIGGIEHACLHLIYARFFTKFLADIDLLKVREPFTNLLTQGMVIKDGAKMSKSRGNVVDPDEIITRWGADTARLFILFASPPDKDLDWSDQGVEGAHRFLQRVNRLVESHLDGLREASTETLPMDVLREKKDRDLKRRIHYTIDRVTRDIEEEKQFNTAVARLMELSNDLGAYSPSSEREWRLFREGVEVLLTLLTPIAPHICEELWEMTGKEGLVSERRWPCLDESALAPDRVTVVFQVNGKVREQVDLPAGM
- a CDS encoding slipin family protein is translated as MARGLLELIMSMGSYVGALIIILVLLPSALRIIPEYQRAVVFRLGRYVGTKGPGLVVVIPVIDRIYKVDLRVVTLDVPYQEVITRDNVPVKVNAVVYFRVIDPAKSVIEVENYIMATSQLSQTTLRSVVGRAELDEVLSARDKINIELQHIIDERTDPWGIKVSAVEVKELELPEGMKRAMARQAEAERERRAKIIAAEGELQAAEKLTQAALKMEDSPVTIQLRYLQTLREVAAENNSTTLFPIPIDMMRAFMETRKGGRSE